The Streptomyces sp. NBC_01353 genome contains a region encoding:
- the uvrC gene encoding excinuclease ABC subunit UvrC, with translation MADPSSYRPEPGQIPDTPGVYKFRDEHRRVIYVGKAKSLRQRLANYFQPLASLHPRTATMVTTAASVEWTVVSTEVEALQLEYSWIKEFDPRFNVKYRDDKSYPYLAVTLNEEFPRVQVMRGHKKKGVRYFGPYAHAWAIRETVDLMLRVFPVRTCSAGVFRNAASAGRPCLLGYIGKCSAPCVGRVTPDEHRELAEEFSDFMAGRTGTYIRRLEKQMMAAAEEMEYEKAARLRDDIGALRRAMEKNAVVLADATDADLIALAEDELEAAVQIFHVRGGRVRGQRGWVTDKVEAVSTAGLVEHALQQLYGEESGDAVPKEVLVPAVPEDAEAVTLWLSGRRGSQVSLRVPQRGDKKDLMETVARNAQQALVLHKTKRASDLTTRSRALEEIAEALDLDSAPLRIECFDISHLQGDDVVASMVVFEDGLPRKSEYRRFQIKGFEGQDDVRSMHEVISRRFKRYLAEKEKTGEWDQEGVAVDAEGDAVDAVGAVGVPDGAVDGLDAAGGTVDGLDAADGVQAGPGPGAAGPRRANGSGPASGEVPVDDGRPKRFAYPPQLVVVDGGQPQVAAARRALDELGIDDIAVCGLAKRLEEVWLPGDDDPVVLPRSSEGLYLLQRVRDTAHDFAIRYQRSKRNKRVRTSPLDAVPGLGDTRKQALIKHFGSVKRLRQATIEQICEVPGMGRKTAEAVAVALAQAAPAAPAVNTATGEIIEDDGGSTA, from the coding sequence ATGGCCGACCCCTCCAGCTACCGCCCCGAGCCGGGACAGATCCCCGACACACCTGGGGTCTACAAGTTCCGCGACGAGCACCGCCGGGTGATCTACGTCGGGAAGGCGAAGTCCCTGCGCCAGCGGCTGGCCAACTACTTCCAGCCGCTGGCGAGCCTGCACCCGCGCACGGCCACGATGGTCACCACGGCCGCCTCCGTGGAATGGACCGTCGTCTCGACCGAGGTCGAGGCGCTCCAGCTGGAGTACTCCTGGATCAAGGAGTTCGACCCCCGGTTCAACGTCAAGTACCGGGACGACAAGAGCTATCCCTACCTCGCGGTGACCCTCAACGAGGAGTTCCCGCGCGTCCAGGTCATGCGCGGCCACAAGAAGAAGGGCGTGCGCTACTTCGGTCCGTACGCCCACGCGTGGGCCATCCGCGAGACGGTCGACCTGATGCTCCGGGTCTTCCCCGTCCGTACCTGCTCCGCCGGCGTCTTCCGTAACGCCGCCTCCGCCGGCCGCCCCTGCCTCCTCGGCTACATCGGCAAGTGTTCCGCCCCCTGCGTGGGCCGGGTCACCCCCGACGAGCACCGCGAACTGGCCGAGGAGTTCAGCGACTTCATGGCCGGCCGCACCGGCACGTACATCCGCCGTCTGGAGAAGCAGATGATGGCGGCGGCCGAGGAGATGGAGTACGAGAAGGCGGCCCGGCTCCGCGACGACATAGGGGCGCTACGGCGCGCGATGGAGAAGAACGCCGTCGTCCTCGCCGACGCCACCGACGCCGATCTGATCGCGCTCGCCGAGGACGAGCTGGAGGCCGCGGTCCAGATCTTCCACGTCCGCGGCGGACGGGTGCGAGGCCAGCGCGGCTGGGTGACCGACAAGGTCGAGGCCGTCTCCACGGCCGGCCTCGTCGAGCACGCGCTCCAGCAGCTGTACGGGGAGGAGAGCGGCGACGCCGTCCCCAAGGAGGTTCTCGTCCCGGCCGTGCCCGAGGACGCCGAGGCCGTCACCCTGTGGCTGAGCGGCCGCCGGGGCTCCCAGGTCTCCCTCCGGGTGCCGCAGCGCGGCGACAAGAAGGACCTGATGGAGACGGTCGCGCGCAACGCGCAGCAGGCGCTCGTGCTGCACAAGACCAAGCGCGCCAGCGACCTGACGACCCGCTCCCGGGCCCTGGAGGAGATCGCGGAGGCCCTGGACCTGGACTCCGCGCCGCTGCGGATCGAGTGCTTCGACATCTCGCACCTCCAGGGCGACGACGTCGTGGCGTCCATGGTCGTCTTCGAGGACGGGCTGCCGCGCAAGAGCGAGTACCGCCGCTTCCAGATCAAGGGCTTCGAGGGCCAGGACGACGTCCGCTCGATGCACGAGGTGATCAGCCGCCGCTTCAAGCGCTACCTCGCCGAGAAGGAGAAGACGGGGGAGTGGGACCAGGAGGGCGTGGCCGTGGACGCGGAGGGCGACGCGGTGGACGCGGTGGGTGCCGTCGGCGTGCCGGACGGCGCGGTGGACGGCCTGGACGCGGCGGGCGGCACGGTGGACGGCCTGGACGCGGCGGACGGCGTGCAGGCCGGACCCGGCCCTGGCGCCGCAGGACCTCGCCGTGCCAATGGCTCAGGACCCGCCTCCGGCGAGGTGCCCGTCGACGACGGGCGACCCAAGCGCTTCGCGTACCCGCCCCAGCTCGTCGTGGTCGACGGCGGGCAGCCTCAGGTCGCCGCCGCCCGGCGGGCGCTCGACGAGCTCGGGATCGACGACATCGCCGTCTGCGGCCTCGCCAAGCGCCTGGAGGAGGTCTGGCTGCCCGGTGACGACGACCCTGTCGTGCTGCCCCGCTCCAGCGAGGGCCTGTACCTCCTTCAGCGGGTGCGTGACACGGCTCACGACTTCGCCATCCGCTACCAGCGCTCGAAGCGGAACAAGCGCGTCAGGACCAGCCCCCTGGACGCCGTCCCTGGCCTCGGCGATACCCGCAAACAGGCGTTGATCAAGCATTTCGGCTCGGTGAAGCGGTTGCGACAGGCGACAATCGAGCAGATCTGCGAGGTCCCCGGCATGGGCCGTAAGACGGCCGAGGCCGTGGCGGTGGCCCTCGCGCAGGCGGCCCCGGCCGCACCCGCCGTGAATACGGCAACAGGAGAGATCATTGAAGACGACGGGGGCAGCACAGCATGA
- the rapZ gene encoding RNase adapter RapZ: MTAHDGHDQHDEQEKQREDGAGHVSTGTKEAGETADSAAIPELVIISGMSGAGRSTAAKCLEDLGWFVVDNLPPALIPTMVELGARSQGNVARIAVVVDVRGRQFFDALRESLAALDAQQVTRRIVFLESSDEALVRRFESVRRPHPLQGDGRITDGIAAERDLLRELRGDADLVIDTSSLNVHELRAKMDAQFAGDEEPELRATVMSFGFKYGLPVDADLVVDMRFLPNPHWVPELRPFTGLNEEVSAYVFNQPGAKEFLDRYTELLQLIAAGYRREGKRYVTIAVGCTGGKHRSVATSEKLAARLAAEGVETVVVHRDMGRE, encoded by the coding sequence ATGACCGCGCACGACGGGCACGACCAGCACGATGAGCAAGAGAAGCAGCGAGAAGACGGAGCAGGACACGTGAGTACGGGCACGAAGGAGGCCGGTGAGACCGCCGACTCGGCGGCCATCCCCGAGCTGGTGATCATCTCCGGCATGTCCGGCGCCGGCCGGTCCACCGCGGCGAAGTGCCTGGAGGACCTCGGCTGGTTCGTCGTCGACAATCTGCCGCCCGCGCTGATCCCCACCATGGTGGAGCTCGGCGCCCGCTCCCAGGGCAACGTGGCCCGGATCGCCGTCGTCGTCGACGTCCGCGGCCGGCAGTTCTTCGACGCCCTGCGGGAGTCCCTCGCCGCACTCGACGCCCAGCAGGTCACCCGCCGGATCGTCTTCCTGGAGTCCTCCGACGAGGCCCTGGTCAGGCGGTTCGAGTCGGTCCGCAGGCCGCACCCGCTCCAGGGCGACGGCCGTATCACCGACGGCATCGCCGCCGAGCGGGACCTGCTGCGTGAGCTGCGCGGCGACGCCGACCTGGTGATCGACACCTCCAGCCTCAACGTCCACGAGCTGCGCGCCAAGATGGACGCCCAGTTCGCCGGCGACGAGGAGCCGGAGCTGCGGGCCACCGTCATGTCGTTCGGATTCAAGTACGGGCTCCCCGTCGACGCCGACCTCGTCGTCGACATGCGCTTCCTGCCGAACCCGCACTGGGTCCCCGAGCTGCGGCCCTTCACCGGGCTGAACGAGGAGGTCTCGGCGTATGTCTTCAACCAGCCCGGGGCCAAGGAGTTCCTCGACCGGTACACCGAGCTGCTCCAGCTGATCGCCGCGGGTTACCGCCGCGAGGGCAAGCGGTACGTGACCATCGCCGTCGGCTGCACCGGCGGCAAGCACCGCTCGGTCGCCACGTCCGAGAAGCTCGCTGCCCGCCTCGCAGCGGAAGGGGTCGAGACCGTCGTCGTCCACCGGGACATGGGGCGCGAGTGA
- the yvcK gene encoding uridine diphosphate-N-acetylglucosamine-binding protein YvcK has translation MKPYRRRTSTLSVRTLRRRGAQPKVVALGGGMGLSASLAALRRITGDLTAVVTVADDGGSSGRLREELGVLPPGDLRKALAALCGDDDWGQTWSRVIQHRFQSKGDLHEHAVGNLLIVALWEQLGDHVLALDLVGKLLGAHGRVLPMSAVPLELQALVKGHDPARPDDVDTVRGQATVALTPGEVQSVHLVPHDPPAVPEAVAAVRDADWVVLGPGSWFSSVIPHLLVPELLDALTETKARKVLSLNLAPQPGETEGFSPQRHLEVLGRHAPKLALDVVLADEAAVPDRESLADAAKRLGAAVELAPVARADGLPKHDPELLAAAYDRIFRMHGRIGPWR, from the coding sequence GTGAAGCCGTACCGTCGGCGTACGTCCACGCTCTCGGTACGTACGCTCCGCAGGCGGGGCGCCCAGCCCAAGGTCGTCGCGCTCGGCGGGGGCATGGGTCTGTCGGCCTCCCTCGCCGCCCTGCGCCGGATCACCGGTGACCTCACCGCCGTCGTCACCGTCGCCGACGACGGCGGCTCCAGCGGCCGGCTCCGGGAGGAGCTGGGCGTGCTGCCGCCCGGCGACCTGCGCAAGGCGCTCGCCGCGCTGTGCGGGGACGACGACTGGGGCCAGACCTGGTCCCGGGTCATCCAGCACCGGTTCCAGTCCAAGGGCGATCTGCACGAGCACGCGGTCGGCAATCTGCTGATCGTCGCCCTCTGGGAGCAGCTCGGTGACCATGTCCTCGCGCTGGACCTGGTCGGGAAGCTGCTGGGTGCGCACGGCCGGGTGCTGCCGATGTCCGCCGTGCCGCTCGAGCTCCAGGCCCTGGTCAAGGGGCACGATCCGGCGCGCCCGGACGATGTCGACACGGTCCGTGGTCAGGCCACGGTGGCGCTCACGCCCGGTGAGGTGCAGTCCGTGCATCTCGTCCCGCACGACCCGCCCGCCGTGCCCGAGGCCGTCGCCGCGGTCCGGGACGCGGACTGGGTGGTGCTGGGCCCGGGCTCCTGGTTCTCCTCGGTGATTCCGCATCTGCTCGTGCCCGAGCTGCTCGACGCGCTCACCGAGACCAAGGCCCGCAAGGTCCTCTCCTTGAACCTCGCGCCGCAGCCGGGAGAAACCGAGGGGTTCTCTCCGCAGCGTCATTTGGAGGTTTTGGGACGACACGCCCCTAAACTCGCCCTGGACGTGGTGCTGGCCGACGAGGCCGCCGTGCCCGATCGCGAGTCCCTCGCCGATGCCGCCAAGCGGCTCGGTGCCGCGGTCGAGCTGGCGCCGGTGGCCCGTGCCGACGGGCTCCCGAAGCATGATCCGGAGCTGTTGGCCGCCGCGTACGACCGTATTTTTCGGATGCATGGAAGGATCGGCCCATGGCGATGA
- the whiA gene encoding DNA-binding protein WhiA: MAMTAAVKDEISRLPVTRTCCRKAEVSSILRFAGGLHLVSGRIVIEAELDTAMAARRLKRDILEIFGHSSELIVMAPGGLRRGSRFVVRVVAGGDQLARQTGLVDGRGRPIRGLPPQVVSGATCDAEAAWRGAFLAHGSLTEPGRSSSLEVTCPGPEAALALVGAARRLSIAAKAREVRGVDRVVVRDGDAIGALLTRLGAHESVLAWEERRMRREVRATANRLANFDDANLRRSARAAVAAGARVQRALEILGEEVPEHLAAAGRLRMEHKQASLEELGALADPPLTKDAVAGRIRRLLAMADKRAQDLGIPGTESGLTEELDDSLVG, encoded by the coding sequence ATGGCGATGACGGCAGCGGTGAAGGACGAGATCTCCCGGCTTCCCGTCACCCGGACCTGCTGCAGGAAGGCAGAGGTCTCGTCGATCCTGCGGTTCGCCGGCGGTCTGCACCTGGTGAGCGGGCGGATCGTGATCGAGGCGGAGCTGGACACCGCGATGGCGGCGCGTCGGCTCAAGCGGGACATTCTGGAGATCTTCGGGCACAGCTCCGAGCTGATCGTGATGGCCCCCGGTGGGCTGCGGCGCGGCTCCCGCTTCGTCGTCCGGGTGGTGGCGGGCGGCGACCAGCTGGCCCGGCAGACGGGTCTGGTCGACGGCCGGGGCCGCCCGATCCGCGGGCTGCCCCCGCAGGTCGTCTCGGGGGCCACGTGCGACGCCGAGGCGGCCTGGCGCGGCGCGTTCCTGGCGCACGGCTCGCTGACCGAGCCCGGGCGCTCCTCCTCCCTGGAGGTGACCTGCCCCGGTCCGGAGGCCGCGCTCGCCCTGGTGGGCGCGGCGCGCCGGCTGAGCATCGCCGCGAAGGCCCGTGAGGTGCGGGGCGTGGACCGGGTCGTCGTCCGGGACGGGGACGCCATCGGCGCCCTGCTGACCCGGCTGGGCGCGCACGAGTCGGTGCTGGCCTGGGAGGAGCGGCGGATGCGCCGCGAGGTCCGCGCGACCGCGAACCGGCTGGCGAACTTCGACGACGCCAACCTGCGCCGCTCGGCGCGGGCGGCCGTGGCCGCCGGCGCACGGGTGCAGCGCGCGCTGGAGATCCTCGGCGAGGAGGTGCCCGAGCACCTCGCCGCCGCGGGCCGGCTGCGCATGGAGCACAAGCAGGCCTCCTTGGAGGAGCTCGGCGCGCTCGCCGACCCGCCGCTGACCAAGGACGCGGTCGCGGGCCGGATCCGCCGTCTGCTGGCCATGGCCGACAAGCGGGCGCAGGACCTGGGCATCCCCGGAACGGAGTCAGGTCTCACCGAGGAGCTGGACGACAGCCTCGTCGGCTGA
- a CDS encoding M14 family zinc carboxypeptidase, translated as MRRRARSILAAASLLIAGLATAPVAGAEPNGGDGGDALSVWRAQVSKEQVPLLLEAGADGHELTEQVPEKGSATLELYLTDKQAGQLRGKGVELAEHTLSTQAEKRVAGAGDGVFRPYGGTNGLKQEILATSQAHPDLTKVVSIGKTVKGQDILALKVTKGAKKAKDGTRPATLYMSNQHAREWITPEMTRRLMHHYLDGYGKDQRVTKIVDSTELWFVLSANPDGYDFTHADPENRQWRKNLRDNDGDGRIESGDGVDLNRNFAYKWGYDNEGSSPDPADETFRGSGPMSEPETKAVDAFQKRIGFQYGINYHSAAQLLLYGVGWQVATDTPDDVALKSLAGTPEKSAVPGYRPQVSSELYTTNGEADGHAANVNGMQMFTPEMSTCATASRVDPNDAWEPADCASVFTFPDDEKLIQAEFAKNIPFALAVAETSAHPDRPVSVTGLDAPDFTPDTFTTSYARGGDQEVAVTARKSLRSKELKYRVNGGRTHTERLEAWKGGETYGGEDNLWFDQYRAEVEDAEPGDTVQVWFTARTREGKATSSTPFTYTVADRARGDVLVLAEEGGTDAARHTAAYVKALADSGRKAAVWDVATQGTPDALGVLSHFRTVVWYTGAEQPSGPVMLAVRDYLNEGGKLINAGEKSGGLVDIGRATSNDFAQYFLGAYHRAGLKNPPAFAGSSGFGGLATGLGATADNPLDNAGAYTVTSDTLEPRSFPQFGSSRSAGDYPGVRTPFEPYEGTSFAAVRHSDNTWTRLGRTVDLTAVAAADKPSLRFQVSYDTEPGYDNLVVEAHTVGQDDWTTLPDANGGTSTAAPADCGEGYYVQGHPFLARYLTVGEDGCATTGTTGSWNAFTGPSNGWQQASIDLSAYAGKQVELSISYISDPGTGEMGAFVDDTALVVGGTPGQSEGFETSLGAWSVPGPPAGSPGNGTEWTRSPGLFHSQAAVTTRDTVLLGFGLEHVTSAAQRTSLMRRALGAVHG; from the coding sequence ATGAGACGCAGAGCGAGATCGATCCTCGCCGCGGCTTCACTGCTGATCGCGGGACTGGCGACGGCACCCGTCGCCGGAGCGGAACCGAACGGCGGGGACGGCGGCGACGCCCTCTCCGTATGGCGCGCGCAGGTCAGCAAGGAGCAGGTGCCGCTGCTCCTCGAGGCCGGTGCCGACGGTCACGAACTGACCGAGCAGGTACCGGAGAAGGGTTCCGCCACCCTCGAGCTCTACCTCACCGACAAGCAGGCCGGACAGCTGCGCGGCAAGGGCGTCGAACTCGCCGAGCACACCCTCTCCACCCAGGCCGAGAAGCGGGTCGCCGGAGCCGGGGACGGCGTCTTCCGCCCGTACGGCGGCACGAACGGGCTCAAGCAGGAGATCCTGGCCACTTCCCAGGCCCACCCGGACCTCACCAAGGTCGTCTCCATCGGCAAGACCGTGAAGGGCCAGGACATCCTCGCCCTCAAGGTCACCAAGGGCGCCAAGAAGGCCAAGGACGGCACCCGGCCCGCCACGCTGTACATGTCCAACCAGCACGCCCGCGAGTGGATCACCCCCGAGATGACGCGGCGGCTGATGCACCACTACCTCGACGGTTACGGCAAGGACCAGCGGGTCACGAAGATCGTCGACTCCACCGAGCTGTGGTTCGTGCTCTCCGCCAACCCGGACGGCTACGACTTCACCCACGCCGACCCCGAGAACCGCCAGTGGCGCAAGAACCTGCGCGACAACGACGGCGACGGGCGGATCGAGTCCGGCGACGGCGTCGATCTCAACCGTAACTTCGCCTACAAGTGGGGATACGACAACGAGGGTTCGTCGCCCGACCCGGCCGACGAGACCTTCCGCGGCTCCGGCCCGATGTCCGAGCCCGAGACCAAGGCCGTCGACGCCTTCCAGAAGCGCATCGGCTTCCAGTACGGCATCAACTACCACTCCGCCGCCCAGCTGCTGCTCTACGGTGTCGGCTGGCAGGTCGCCACCGACACCCCCGACGACGTGGCCCTCAAGTCGCTCGCCGGCACTCCGGAGAAGTCCGCCGTCCCCGGTTACCGCCCGCAGGTCTCCTCCGAGCTCTACACCACCAACGGCGAGGCGGACGGGCACGCGGCCAACGTCAACGGGATGCAGATGTTCACCCCGGAGATGTCGACCTGCGCCACCGCCTCCCGCGTCGACCCGAACGACGCCTGGGAGCCCGCCGACTGCGCCTCCGTCTTCACCTTCCCCGACGACGAGAAGCTGATCCAGGCGGAGTTCGCCAAGAACATCCCGTTCGCGCTCGCCGTCGCCGAGACCTCGGCCCACCCGGACCGTCCCGTCTCCGTCACCGGTCTCGACGCGCCCGACTTCACCCCGGACACCTTCACCACCTCCTACGCCCGCGGCGGCGATCAGGAGGTCGCCGTGACCGCCCGCAAGTCGCTGCGCTCCAAGGAGCTCAAGTACCGCGTCAACGGTGGCCGGACGCACACCGAACGCCTGGAGGCGTGGAAGGGCGGCGAGACCTACGGAGGTGAGGACAACCTCTGGTTCGACCAGTACCGGGCCGAGGTCGAGGACGCCGAGCCGGGCGACACCGTCCAGGTCTGGTTCACCGCCCGCACCCGCGAGGGCAAGGCGACCTCGTCCACGCCCTTCACGTACACGGTGGCCGACCGGGCCCGCGGCGACGTGCTCGTCCTCGCCGAGGAAGGCGGCACCGACGCCGCGCGGCACACCGCCGCCTATGTGAAGGCGCTCGCCGACAGCGGCCGCAAGGCCGCGGTCTGGGACGTCGCCACCCAGGGGACCCCGGACGCGCTCGGTGTGCTGAGCCACTTCCGTACGGTCGTCTGGTACACCGGCGCCGAGCAGCCCTCCGGGCCGGTCATGCTGGCCGTGCGTGACTACCTCAACGAGGGCGGCAAGCTGATCAACGCCGGAGAGAAGTCCGGCGGCCTCGTCGACATCGGCCGGGCGACGTCCAACGACTTCGCCCAGTACTTCCTCGGCGCCTACCACCGGGCCGGGCTGAAGAACCCGCCCGCCTTCGCCGGATCCAGCGGATTCGGGGGACTCGCGACCGGCCTCGGCGCAACGGCCGACAACCCGCTGGACAACGCCGGCGCGTACACCGTCACCTCGGACACGCTCGAGCCGCGGAGCTTCCCGCAGTTCGGCAGCAGCAGGTCCGCCGGCGACTACCCGGGTGTCCGTACGCCCTTCGAGCCCTACGAGGGCACGTCCTTCGCGGCCGTCCGGCACTCCGACAACACCTGGACGCGCCTCGGCCGCACCGTCGACCTCACCGCCGTCGCCGCCGCGGACAAGCCGAGCCTGCGCTTCCAGGTCAGCTACGACACCGAGCCCGGCTACGACAACCTCGTCGTCGAGGCCCACACCGTCGGCCAGGACGACTGGACCACCCTGCCCGACGCCAACGGCGGCACCTCCACCGCCGCCCCTGCCGACTGCGGCGAGGGCTACTACGTCCAGGGCCACCCCTTCCTCGCCCGCTACCTGACCGTCGGCGAGGACGGCTGCGCCACCACCGGCACCACCGGTTCCTGGAACGCCTTCACGGGCCCCTCGAACGGCTGGCAGCAGGCGTCGATCGACCTCAGCGCCTACGCGGGCAAGCAGGTGGAGCTGTCGATCTCGTACATCTCCGACCCCGGGACCGGCGAGATGGGTGCCTTCGTCGACGACACCGCGCTCGTCGTCGGTGGCACTCCGGGCCAGAGCGAGGGGTTCGAGACCTCGCTCGGCGCCTGGTCCGTACCGGGCCCGCCGGCCGGCAGCCCCGGGAACGGCACCGAGTGGACCCGCTCGCCGGGGCTCTTCCACTCCCAGGCCGCGGTCACCACGCGGGACACCGTTCTCCTCGGCTTCGGCCTCGAGCACGTCACGAGCGCGGCGCAGCGAACGTCACTCATGCGAAGGGCGCTCGGAGCGGTGCACGGCTGA
- the gap gene encoding type I glyceraldehyde-3-phosphate dehydrogenase — protein sequence MTIRVGINGFGRIGRNYFRALLEQGADIEIVAVNDLGDTATTAHLLKYDTILGRLKAEVTHTADTITVDGHTIKVLSERNPADIPWGDLGVDIVIESTGIFTKKADAEKHIAGGAKKVLISAPAKDEDITIVMGVNQDKYESANHHVISNASCTTNCVAPMAKVLDENFGIVKGLMTTVHAYTNDQRILDFPHSDLRRARAAAENIIPTTTGAAKATALVLPQLKGKLDGIAMRVPVPTGSATDLVVELQREVTKDEVNAAFKKAADDGDLKGILYYTEDAIVSSDIVGDPASCTFDSSLTMVQEGKSVKILGWYDNEWGYSNRLVDLTVFVGNQL from the coding sequence GTGACGATCCGCGTAGGCATCAACGGCTTTGGCCGCATCGGTCGCAACTACTTCCGCGCGCTCCTTGAGCAGGGTGCCGACATCGAGATCGTGGCTGTCAACGACCTGGGTGACACCGCGACCACTGCTCACCTGCTGAAGTACGACACGATCCTGGGACGCCTCAAGGCCGAGGTCACCCACACCGCCGACACCATCACCGTCGACGGCCACACCATCAAGGTGCTCTCCGAGCGCAACCCGGCCGACATCCCCTGGGGTGACCTGGGTGTCGACATCGTCATCGAGTCGACCGGCATCTTCACCAAGAAGGCCGACGCCGAGAAGCACATCGCCGGTGGCGCGAAGAAGGTCCTCATCTCGGCTCCGGCCAAGGACGAGGACATCACCATCGTCATGGGCGTCAACCAGGACAAGTACGAGTCGGCGAACCACCACGTCATCTCGAACGCCTCCTGCACCACCAACTGTGTGGCGCCGATGGCCAAGGTTCTCGACGAGAACTTCGGCATCGTCAAGGGCCTGATGACGACGGTCCACGCGTACACCAACGACCAGCGCATCCTGGACTTCCCGCACTCCGACCTGCGCCGCGCCCGCGCCGCCGCGGAGAACATCATTCCGACCACGACGGGTGCCGCCAAGGCCACCGCCCTGGTCCTCCCGCAGCTCAAGGGCAAGCTGGACGGCATCGCCATGCGCGTCCCGGTCCCGACCGGTTCGGCCACCGACCTGGTCGTGGAGCTGCAGCGCGAGGTCACCAAGGACGAGGTCAACGCCGCCTTCAAGAAGGCCGCCGACGACGGCGACCTGAAGGGCATCCTCTACTACACCGAGGACGCGATCGTCTCCTCGGACATCGTCGGCGACCCGGCGTCGTGCACCTTCGACTCCTCGCTGACCATGGTCCAGGAAGGCAAGTCGGTCAAGATCCTCGGCTGGTACGACAACGAGTGGGGCTACTCCAACCGCCTCGTCGACCTCACCGTCTTCGTCGGCAACCAGCTCTAA
- a CDS encoding phosphoglycerate kinase, translating into MKTIDELLAEGVAGKRVFVRADLNVPLDGTTITDDGRIRAVAPTVKALADAGARVVVASHLGRPKGAPDPAFSLAPAAARLGELLGADVAFATDTVGESARATVAGLADGQVAVIENLRFNAGETSKDDAERGAFADQLAALADVYVGDGFGAVHRKHASVFDLPARLPHAAGYLIATEVGVLKKLTAEVKRPYVVVLGGAKVSDKLAVIDELLGKADRLLIGGGMAYTFLYAKGYEVGISLLQKDQVEVVKEYMQRAEKNGVELVLPVDVLVSAEFPDLKTKAPAVFETVDADKIPSTKEGLDIGPKTRELYASKLADAETVFWNGPLGVFEHPDYADGTKAIAQALLDSPGFTVVGGGDSAAAVRILGFDENAFGHISTGGGASLEYLEGKTLPGLAALED; encoded by the coding sequence ATGAAGACCATCGACGAGCTTCTCGCCGAAGGCGTCGCCGGCAAGCGCGTATTCGTCCGCGCCGATCTCAACGTGCCGCTGGACGGCACCACCATCACCGACGACGGCCGCATCCGCGCCGTCGCGCCCACGGTCAAGGCGCTCGCCGACGCCGGCGCCCGTGTCGTCGTCGCCTCGCACCTGGGTCGCCCGAAGGGCGCCCCGGACCCGGCGTTCTCCCTCGCCCCGGCCGCCGCGCGCCTCGGTGAACTGCTCGGCGCCGACGTGGCGTTCGCGACCGACACGGTCGGCGAGTCCGCCCGGGCGACCGTCGCGGGCCTCGCCGACGGCCAGGTCGCCGTCATCGAGAACCTCCGCTTCAACGCCGGCGAGACCTCCAAGGACGACGCCGAGCGCGGCGCGTTCGCGGACCAGCTCGCCGCCCTCGCCGACGTCTACGTCGGCGACGGCTTCGGCGCCGTGCACCGCAAGCACGCCTCGGTCTTCGACCTCCCGGCCCGGCTGCCGCACGCCGCCGGCTACCTCATCGCCACCGAGGTCGGCGTCCTGAAGAAGCTGACCGCCGAGGTCAAGCGTCCCTACGTGGTCGTCCTGGGCGGCGCCAAGGTCTCCGACAAGCTGGCCGTCATCGACGAGCTGCTCGGCAAGGCCGACCGCCTCCTGATCGGCGGCGGCATGGCGTACACCTTCCTCTACGCCAAGGGCTACGAGGTCGGCATCTCCCTGCTCCAGAAGGACCAGGTGGAGGTCGTCAAGGAGTACATGCAGCGTGCCGAGAAGAACGGCGTCGAGCTCGTGCTCCCGGTCGACGTACTCGTCTCCGCGGAGTTCCCGGACCTGAAGACCAAGGCCCCGGCCGTCTTCGAGACCGTCGACGCGGACAAGATCCCGTCGACGAAGGAGGGCCTGGACATCGGCCCGAAGACGCGTGAGCTGTACGCGTCGAAGCTCGCCGACGCCGAGACGGTGTTCTGGAACGGCCCGCTGGGCGTCTTCGAGCACCCCGACTACGCCGACGGAACCAAGGCCATCGCGCAGGCCCTGCTCGACAGCCCCGGCTTCACCGTCGTCGGTGGCGGCGACAGTGCCGCCGCGGTCCGCATCCTGGGCTTCGACGAGAATGCCTTCGGCCACATTTCGACCGGCGGCGGCGCCTCCCTCGAGTACCTCGAGGGCAAGACGCTCCCCGGCCTCGCCGCACTGGAGGACTGA